Proteins found in one Gemmatimonadota bacterium genomic segment:
- a CDS encoding YraN family protein, with product MAPIPGTHPEDNMTASKQILGSRGESIAEAFLRRKGHAVLARNYRDPVSRCEIDLITRDGDELVFVEVKAGTGRRFGDPHSWVDARKQRHIARAARRFLQERRWHETPCRFDVIGIDLSRNPPGVTHLEHAFWSAV from the coding sequence ATGGCACCCATTCCTGGCACCCATCCCGAAGACAACATGACCGCATCGAAGCAAATCCTGGGTTCACGCGGCGAGTCCATCGCGGAAGCGTTCCTGCGCCGGAAGGGCCATGCAGTGCTGGCCAGGAATTACCGGGACCCCGTCTCCCGGTGCGAAATCGACCTCATCACCCGGGACGGCGACGAACTCGTCTTCGTGGAGGTCAAGGCCGGAACCGGACGCCGGTTCGGCGACCCGCATTCCTGGGTGGACGCGAGGAAACAGCGCCATATCGCCCGGGCCGCCCGCCGATTCCTGCAGGAACGACGCTGGCACGAGACGCCGTGCCGTTTTGACGTTATCGGAATCGATCTCTCTCGGAATCCACCCGGGGTAACGCACCTGGAACACGCATTCTGGAGCGCTGTCTGA
- a CDS encoding aminomethyl transferase family protein — MHETAISHDDLGAVAGDFQGRPAVLHYGDAAAEYRAVRTAAGLSDLSGRGKLHMTGADRQRFLHRVVTNDVEQLGAGESVYACMLTPQGKIISDMTVHVRGEDLLIDVEPGMADLLRDTLDRYALMDDVEITDVTERYGLIGVSGRRADDCVQGLAGSLPPLPPGGHVEIEWNGVPTTVARTHRTGERDYDIYVPAESADDVWKALLAGEGDGVSCVPIGYETLEVLRVEAGIPRCTAELDDRIIPNEAVKDRAVSFTKGCYIGQEPVVMMEHRGRPNRLLSGLVIEGKRLPGRNAVIRKDGKDAGWITTAVHGRAVDGIIALGFVRRRSMAAGGPGGPLEVEVAGVPVRAEIADLPFYDPSP, encoded by the coding sequence ATGCATGAAACGGCCATAAGCCACGACGATCTCGGCGCGGTCGCCGGCGACTTCCAGGGCCGGCCGGCCGTGCTGCACTACGGGGACGCCGCCGCCGAATACCGCGCGGTCCGGACCGCCGCCGGCCTGAGCGATCTCTCCGGCCGCGGCAAGCTGCACATGACCGGCGCGGACCGGCAGCGCTTCCTGCACCGTGTGGTGACCAACGACGTGGAGCAACTCGGTGCAGGAGAGAGCGTCTATGCCTGCATGTTGACGCCCCAGGGGAAGATCATCTCGGACATGACGGTCCACGTCCGCGGGGAAGACCTGCTCATCGACGTGGAACCGGGGATGGCGGACTTGCTCCGGGATACCCTCGACCGGTACGCCCTCATGGACGACGTCGAGATCACGGACGTCACCGAGCGGTACGGTCTGATCGGCGTGTCCGGCAGGCGGGCGGACGACTGCGTCCAGGGCCTCGCCGGTTCCCTGCCGCCGCTGCCGCCCGGCGGACACGTGGAAATCGAATGGAACGGCGTGCCCACGACCGTGGCGCGGACGCATCGCACAGGCGAACGAGACTACGATATCTACGTCCCAGCCGAAAGTGCGGACGATGTCTGGAAGGCGTTACTCGCCGGCGAGGGAGACGGCGTCAGTTGCGTGCCCATCGGATACGAGACCCTGGAGGTCCTGCGCGTGGAAGCGGGCATCCCCCGCTGCACGGCGGAACTGGACGACCGGATCATTCCCAACGAGGCGGTGAAGGACCGGGCCGTCAGTTTCACCAAGGGTTGCTACATCGGGCAGGAACCCGTCGTGATGATGGAGCACCGGGGCCGTCCCAATCGCCTGCTGTCGGGACTGGTCATCGAAGGGAAAAGGCTTCCCGGACGGAATGCCGTGATCCGTAAGGACGGGAAGGACGCCGGGTGGATCACCACGGCGGTCCACGGACGGGCGGTCGACGGGATCATCGCGCTGGGATTCGTCCGGCGGAGATCCATGGCGGCGGGCGGACCAGGCGGACCGTTGGAAGTCGAGGTGGCCGGCGTCCCGGTCCGCGCCGAAATCGCGGACCTGCCCTTCTACGACCCCAGTCCTTGA
- a CDS encoding sugar phosphate isomerase/epimerase, which produces MSRPVTLFTGQWADLTLDTLAGKAASWGFDGLELACWGDHFDVKQGAESKAYCEDRRALLDKHGLQVFSISNHLAGQAVCDLIDARHEAILPPHVWGDGDPEGVRQRAAEEMKQTARAAANMGLDVANGFTGSSIWHLLYSFPPVDPSSIDVGYEDFSARWNPILDVFDEVGVKFGLEVHPTEIAFDISSAQRALDALDSREAFGFNYDPSHFGYQGVDYVEFIRTFSDRIYHVHMKDVWWSERPTRAGVFGGHVNFGHSDRYWDFRSLGRGSIDFEEIVRALNEIGYQGPLSIEWEDSGMDREHGAEEACAFTKGVDFPPSDVAFDAAFAEE; this is translated from the coding sequence ATGTCTCGTCCCGTAACGCTATTTACCGGCCAGTGGGCGGACCTCACCCTGGACACGCTCGCCGGGAAGGCGGCGAGCTGGGGGTTCGACGGTCTGGAACTGGCCTGCTGGGGTGACCATTTCGACGTGAAACAGGGCGCCGAAAGCAAGGCGTACTGCGAGGACCGCCGGGCGCTGCTGGACAAGCACGGCCTGCAGGTGTTTTCCATCAGCAACCATCTCGCCGGTCAGGCGGTCTGCGACCTGATCGATGCCCGCCACGAGGCGATCCTGCCGCCCCATGTCTGGGGGGACGGGGACCCGGAAGGCGTGCGCCAGCGCGCGGCCGAGGAGATGAAGCAGACCGCCCGGGCCGCAGCGAACATGGGCCTCGATGTAGCCAACGGCTTCACCGGCTCGTCGATCTGGCACCTGCTCTACTCCTTCCCGCCCGTGGACCCATCGTCCATCGATGTGGGATACGAAGACTTCTCGGCGCGCTGGAATCCGATCCTGGACGTGTTCGACGAGGTGGGCGTGAAGTTCGGCCTGGAGGTGCATCCCACGGAGATCGCCTTCGACATCTCTTCGGCACAGCGGGCGCTGGACGCACTGGATAGTCGCGAGGCCTTCGGATTCAACTACGACCCCAGCCACTTCGGCTACCAGGGGGTGGACTACGTCGAGTTCATCCGGACCTTCAGTGACCGAATCTACCACGTGCACATGAAGGACGTCTGGTGGTCGGAACGCCCGACCCGGGCCGGCGTCTTCGGCGGACACGTGAACTTCGGCCATTCCGACCGGTACTGGGATTTCCGGTCCCTCGGCCGCGGCAGCATAGATTTCGAGGAGATCGTCCGCGCGCTGAACGAGATCGGGTACCAGGGTCCCCTCTCCATCGAGTGGGAGGACAGCGGCATGGACCGCGAGCACGGCGCCGAGGAAGCCTGCGCCTTCACGAAGGGCGTCGACTTCCCGCCGTCCGACGTGGCCTTCGATGCCGCCTTCGCCGAAGAATGA
- a CDS encoding ribonuclease HII — protein MAKGDAERERLRAMARFERSLLGHDTRSAAGVDEAGRGALAGPVIAAAVMLPDDAEIPGLDDSKRLTPARRDVLYERITAIATAIGVGRSDPAAIDTVNIRRANLLAMKEAVEALSPPPGHLLVDGIDAIDWRGPQTTVVGGDARSLSIAAASVIAKVTRDRIMIACDPDFPEYGFARHKGYGTAAHLAALEHHGPSSVHRRSFLRKRFGFSLA, from the coding sequence ATGGCGAAGGGCGACGCTGAGCGGGAGAGACTCCGGGCCATGGCCCGCTTTGAACGGTCCCTCCTCGGTCATGACACGCGTTCCGCGGCCGGTGTCGACGAAGCCGGGCGGGGCGCCCTGGCCGGTCCCGTGATCGCGGCCGCCGTGATGTTGCCGGATGATGCCGAGATTCCGGGCCTGGACGATTCGAAACGCCTCACGCCCGCCAGGAGGGATGTCCTCTACGAAAGGATCACGGCCATTGCCACGGCCATCGGCGTCGGCCGGTCCGACCCGGCCGCGATCGACACCGTGAACATCCGCCGGGCGAATCTTCTCGCCATGAAAGAAGCCGTGGAGGCCCTCTCGCCGCCTCCGGGCCATCTGCTCGTCGACGGGATCGACGCCATCGACTGGCGGGGCCCCCAGACCACCGTGGTGGGAGGCGACGCGCGCAGCCTCTCCATCGCGGCCGCGTCCGTCATCGCGAAGGTGACGCGGGACCGGATCATGATCGCGTGCGACCCGGACTTTCCTGAATACGGCTTCGCCCGTCACAAGGGCTACGGCACGGCGGCGCACCTGGCCGCGCTCGAGCACCATGGGCCGTCGTCCGTGCATCGCCGCTCCTTCCTGCGGAAGAGATTCGGGTTCTCCTTAGCCTGA
- a CDS encoding glycine--tRNA ligase (Catalyzes a two-step reaction, first charging a glycine molecule by linking its carboxyl group to the alpha-phosphate of ATP, followed by transfer of the aminoacyl-adenylate to its tRNA): protein MAAVSLEQLVSLCKRRGIIYPGSEIYGGLQGLYDYGPVGVELKNNIVDSWWRRNVYERDDMEGLDSAILMNPLTWKYSGHEETFVDPLVDCRKCQGRWRADQVKGVCPACGSTDLTEPRPFNLMFKTQVGPVSEEGAYAFLRPETAQGIFVNFNNVLTTTARKLPFGIAQVGKGFRNEINPRNFLFRVREFDMLEIEFFVHPGTEDEWQDRWLEDRLAWWEHIGVSRDNIQILDVPREDLAHYSKKTYDLMYRYPTLGFEELEGIASRTDFDLGAHTRYQEQYDLTAQVPENSSSTTRLSYFDPQANRHVIPFVVEPSAGVGRCLLAVLSEAYDESMVKAPPEDKLSAVKDGLDAFNASVAKNSKMPDETRESLLVFGEAIAGELPESMPRIDALLAMTGADRIKEGKTLRNLSQKVIGDHYRTVLRLRPHLAPVKVAVFPLKRTDDRLAETARDIRRSLQSGGRIRTVYDDTGAIGKLYRRQDEIGTPLCVTVDFQTLDDQAVTVRDRDTMAQDRVAISELKDYVEEKLAS from the coding sequence GTGGCCGCTGTTTCGCTGGAACAACTCGTCTCGCTCTGCAAGCGCCGCGGAATCATCTACCCGGGCTCGGAAATCTACGGCGGCCTGCAGGGCCTGTACGATTACGGCCCGGTGGGCGTCGAGCTGAAGAACAACATCGTGGACTCCTGGTGGCGGCGCAACGTCTATGAGCGGGATGACATGGAGGGGCTCGACAGCGCCATCCTGATGAATCCGCTGACCTGGAAGTATTCGGGTCACGAGGAGACCTTCGTCGACCCCCTGGTGGACTGCCGCAAGTGCCAGGGACGGTGGCGCGCCGACCAGGTAAAGGGTGTGTGTCCCGCCTGCGGATCCACGGACCTGACCGAGCCGCGGCCCTTCAACCTGATGTTCAAGACCCAGGTGGGGCCGGTATCGGAAGAAGGGGCTTATGCCTTCCTGCGTCCCGAAACGGCCCAGGGCATCTTCGTCAATTTCAACAATGTATTGACCACCACGGCGCGCAAGCTGCCCTTCGGCATCGCCCAGGTGGGCAAGGGGTTCCGCAACGAGATCAATCCCCGCAACTTCCTGTTCCGCGTCCGCGAGTTCGACATGCTGGAGATCGAGTTCTTCGTCCATCCGGGTACCGAGGACGAATGGCAGGACCGTTGGCTGGAGGACCGTCTCGCCTGGTGGGAACACATCGGCGTCAGCCGGGACAACATCCAGATCCTTGACGTGCCGCGGGAGGATCTCGCCCATTACTCGAAGAAAACCTACGACCTGATGTACAGGTATCCCACCCTCGGCTTTGAGGAACTGGAGGGCATCGCGAGCCGGACGGACTTCGACCTGGGCGCCCACACGCGGTACCAGGAACAGTACGACCTCACGGCGCAGGTACCGGAAAACTCTTCCAGCACGACCCGGCTTTCCTATTTCGATCCGCAGGCGAATCGCCACGTAATCCCCTTCGTGGTCGAGCCGTCGGCGGGTGTCGGCCGCTGCCTGCTGGCCGTACTCAGCGAAGCCTACGATGAATCCATGGTGAAAGCACCGCCGGAAGACAAGCTTTCGGCCGTCAAGGACGGGCTGGACGCCTTCAACGCGTCGGTCGCGAAAAACAGCAAGATGCCGGACGAAACGCGGGAATCCCTGCTGGTCTTCGGGGAGGCGATCGCCGGCGAGCTGCCCGAAAGCATGCCGCGCATCGACGCGCTCCTGGCCATGACGGGCGCGGACCGGATCAAGGAGGGCAAGACGCTGCGGAACCTGTCGCAGAAGGTCATCGGCGACCACTACCGGACGGTATTGCGGCTCAGGCCCCACCTGGCCCCGGTCAAGGTGGCGGTCTTCCCGCTGAAGCGGACCGACGACCGGCTCGCAGAAACGGCCCGGGATATCCGCAGGTCGCTGCAGTCCGGGGGCAGGATACGCACGGTGTACGACGACACGGGCGCCATCGGCAAGCTCTATAGGCGCCAGGACGAAATCGGCACGCCGCTCTGTGTGACGGTCGACTTCCAGACCTTAGATGACCAGGCGGTGACGGTCCGCGACCGGGATACCATGGCGCAGGACCGGGTGGCCATCAGTGAGCTGAAAGATTACGTGGAAGAAAAACTGGCATCCTGA
- a CDS encoding 50S ribosomal protein L19, giving the protein MNALDTITQDQLRTDLPEFRAGDTIRMEVKVREGDKERVQLFQGVVIQRSGHGIGETVTVRKISQGIGVERIFPLHSPSVGKIQVLRKGKVRQSRIYYLRKLKGKAARIAERRN; this is encoded by the coding sequence ATGAACGCACTAGACACGATCACTCAGGACCAGTTACGGACCGACCTGCCGGAATTCCGTGCCGGAGACACTATTCGGATGGAGGTCAAGGTCCGCGAAGGCGACAAGGAACGCGTACAGCTCTTCCAAGGCGTTGTTATCCAACGGTCCGGCCACGGCATTGGCGAGACCGTCACGGTCCGCAAGATCTCGCAGGGGATCGGCGTTGAGCGCATCTTCCCGCTGCATTCGCCGTCGGTTGGTAAAATCCAGGTGTTGCGCAAGGGCAAGGTACGGCAATCACGAATCTACTACCTGAGGAAGCTCAAGGGCAAAGCCGCCCGGATCGCCGAGCGGCGCAACTGA
- the pyrC gene encoding dihydroorotase, with the protein MSNTTFTLYSPLDMHIHFREGAMLRRVAPLSAETFAGGVIMPNLVPPVDNLDRLDRYEREVREVVERHAFEPYMTLFMRPYTESELASMKDRIIGVKLYPEGVTTHSEQGVGDLGDVEDTLALMQDLGIRLMVHGESTDFVMDRERAFLPVYEDLATRYPRLHIVMEHITTREAAALLDRHENLSATVTLQHLLITLDDVAGGLLNPHLFCKPIAKRPEDRDALLALALEAHPGLVFGSDSAPHPVDQKECAGCAAGVFTAPIALQMLVGLFEEHGALDRLQAFVSDNAKRIYGVEPPAKTVVFEKTGAVIPERYGDVTPMYPGRELDWKVAVVR; encoded by the coding sequence ATGTCAAACACCACCTTCACCCTCTATTCCCCCCTGGACATGCACATCCACTTCCGCGAAGGCGCCATGCTCAGGCGCGTGGCGCCGTTGAGCGCGGAGACCTTCGCCGGGGGCGTCATCATGCCCAACCTGGTGCCCCCCGTGGACAACCTCGACCGGCTGGACAGATACGAACGGGAAGTCAGGGAGGTCGTGGAACGCCACGCCTTCGAACCCTACATGACCCTGTTCATGCGGCCCTACACCGAAAGCGAACTGGCTTCGATGAAGGACCGTATCATCGGCGTCAAGTTGTACCCTGAGGGCGTCACCACCCACAGCGAACAGGGCGTCGGCGACCTTGGCGACGTGGAGGATACCCTGGCCCTGATGCAGGACCTGGGCATCCGGCTGATGGTGCACGGTGAATCGACTGACTTCGTCATGGACCGGGAGCGCGCGTTCCTCCCTGTCTACGAAGACCTGGCCACGCGCTATCCCCGGCTGCACATCGTCATGGAACACATCACGACCCGGGAGGCCGCCGCGCTGCTGGACCGCCACGAGAACCTGTCCGCCACCGTTACGCTGCAACACCTGCTGATCACCCTGGACGACGTGGCGGGCGGCCTGCTCAATCCCCACCTCTTCTGCAAGCCCATCGCCAAGCGTCCGGAAGATCGGGACGCGCTTCTCGCGCTGGCCCTCGAAGCCCACCCCGGGCTCGTCTTCGGCAGCGACTCTGCGCCCCACCCGGTCGACCAAAAGGAGTGCGCCGGTTGCGCGGCGGGTGTATTCACCGCGCCTATCGCCCTGCAGATGCTCGTCGGGCTCTTCGAAGAACACGGCGCACTGGACCGGCTGCAGGCCTTCGTCTCGGACAACGCGAAGCGGATCTACGGTGTCGAGCCGCCGGCAAAAACCGTGGTGTTCGAGAAGACCGGGGCGGTCATCCCCGAGCGGTACGGCGACGTCACGCCCATGTATCCCGGGCGGGAATTGGACTGGAAAGTGGCGGTGGTACGGTAG
- a CDS encoding Gfo/Idh/MocA family oxidoreductase: protein MARNVNVGLVGYSFMGKAHSHAFKDMSFFFPDAAGMPVMKAICGRNEENVKGAAAEFGWEGYETDWKTLIARDDIDLVDVSTPGDSHAEIAIAAAEAGKHVFCEKPLANSLAEARAMAEAVNRAGVKSMVAYNYRRVPAVALAKRLIEEGRIGQVYHWRAVYLQDWIMDPDFPLVWRLQKEKAGSGPHGDLNAHIIDLARYLIGEITEVTGMQETFIKERPIVEEIDSALGASAGGSTRTGPVTVDDTTLALARFENGAVGSFEATRFAGGRRNGNRFEINGSKGSIAFNLEKMNELQYYNREDEDHVQGFREIIVTEGAHPYMDRWWPPGHIIGWEHTFIHEVYDLMQAIAGADDNLHPDFDEGVRDQAVLEAVTLSAENGSWVRIADL from the coding sequence ATGGCACGCAACGTTAACGTAGGCCTGGTAGGTTATTCGTTCATGGGCAAGGCACACAGCCACGCCTTCAAGGACATGTCCTTCTTCTTCCCGGACGCGGCCGGAATGCCGGTCATGAAAGCCATTTGCGGGCGCAACGAGGAGAACGTGAAAGGCGCGGCCGCGGAGTTCGGGTGGGAAGGCTACGAGACCGACTGGAAGACGCTGATCGCCCGCGACGACATCGATCTCGTCGACGTTTCGACACCGGGCGACAGCCACGCGGAGATCGCCATCGCCGCCGCCGAAGCGGGTAAGCACGTCTTCTGCGAAAAACCGCTGGCCAACAGCCTGGCGGAAGCCCGCGCCATGGCCGAAGCCGTGAACCGGGCGGGCGTGAAGAGCATGGTGGCCTACAACTACCGCCGGGTGCCCGCCGTCGCGCTGGCGAAGCGGCTCATCGAAGAAGGCCGCATCGGCCAGGTGTATCACTGGCGCGCCGTCTACCTGCAGGACTGGATCATGGACCCCGACTTCCCCCTGGTGTGGCGGCTTCAGAAGGAGAAGGCCGGCTCGGGTCCCCACGGCGACCTGAACGCCCACATCATCGACCTCGCCCGGTATCTCATCGGAGAGATCACCGAGGTGACCGGCATGCAGGAGACCTTCATCAAGGAGCGTCCCATCGTGGAGGAGATCGATTCGGCCCTGGGCGCGAGCGCCGGCGGTTCCACGCGGACGGGACCGGTGACCGTGGACGACACGACCCTGGCGCTGGCCCGGTTCGAGAACGGCGCCGTGGGCTCCTTCGAAGCCACGCGCTTCGCCGGCGGGAGGAGAAACGGAAACCGATTCGAGATCAACGGCAGCAAGGGTTCCATCGCCTTCAACCTGGAGAAGATGAACGAGCTCCAGTACTACAACCGGGAAGACGAGGACCACGTGCAGGGCTTCCGCGAGATCATCGTGACCGAAGGCGCCCACCCCTACATGGACCGGTGGTGGCCGCCCGGGCACATCATCGGCTGGGAGCACACCTTCATCCATGAGGTGTACGATCTCATGCAGGCCATCGCCGGCGCCGACGACAACCTCCATCCGGATTTCGATGAAGGGGTCCGGGACCAGGCCGTGCTGGAAGCCGTTACGCTGTCGGCTGAGAACGGCAGCTGGGTCCGGATCGCCGACCTGTAG